From Anopheles funestus chromosome 3RL, idAnoFuneDA-416_04, whole genome shotgun sequence, a single genomic window includes:
- the LOC125768696 gene encoding uncharacterized protein LOC125768696 isoform X1, with translation MYPDRRLYLVVLYVFAIQLRLSIGGNPRDSAQVSARNNATNSTSAKNSSINTVACREDVLDQCPPNASCDRGQCVCLFGYKLNPAYHGKTTANSLSPTPVPSTNVAYTTYCLPDDSTKATSFHGGFSSESSKSPGEEGITRGEGENMGQLPLRKPVEAHHILGGVLIPLAFVVILVGSAILAKRLDLWSRLRQRFIAHRNRHRRRPAYEDVVLVGFEPQTGRL, from the exons ATGTATCCGGATCGTCGACTGTACCTTGTGGTGCTGTACGTATTCGCGATACAGCTCCGGTTGTCCATAGGAGGTAATCCGCGCGATAGCGCCCAGGTCAGTGCCCGGAACAATGCCACCAATAGCACTAGTGCGAAAAACAGTAGCATCAACA CAGTTGCCTGTCGGGAGGATGTGCTCGATCAGTGTCCCCCGAATGCATCATGTGATAGGGGTCAGTGTGTTTGTCTATTCGGCTATAAGCTGAACCCCGCTTATCACGGGAAGACCACTGCCAACAGCCTGTCTCCTACGCCAGTTCCGAGTACCAATGTTGCCTACACCACGTACTGTCTGCCGGATGATAGCACAAAGGCAACTTCCTTCCACGGAGGATTCAGTAGTGAGAGCAGTAAATCACCGGGAGAAGAAGGTATTACGAGAGGAGAAGGTGAAAATATGGGGCAGCTTCCTTTGCGGAAACCGGTCGAAGCACATCACATCCTCGGTGGCGTGCTGATTCCTCTCGCCTTTGTAGTGATACTTGTTGGCAGCGCAATCTTGGCGAAACGTTTGGATCTCTGGTCCCGACTGCGGCAGCGGTTTATTGCGCACCGAAATCGTCACCGCCGGAGACCGGCTTACGAAGACGTGGTTCTAG TAGGCTTTGAGCCACAGACGGGCAGGCTTTGA
- the LOC125768696 gene encoding uncharacterized protein LOC125768696 isoform X3, which translates to MYPDRRLYLVVLYVFAIQLRLSIGGNPRDSAQVSARNNATNSTSAKNSSINTVACREDVLDQCPPNASCDRGQCVCLFGYKLNPAYHGKTTANSLSPTPVPSTNVAYTTYCLPDDSTKATSFHGGFSSESSKSPGEEGITRGEGENMGQLPLRKPVEAHHILGGVLIPLAFVVILVGSAILAKRLDLWSRLRQRFIAHRNRHRRRPAYEDVVLGFEPQTGRL; encoded by the exons ATGTATCCGGATCGTCGACTGTACCTTGTGGTGCTGTACGTATTCGCGATACAGCTCCGGTTGTCCATAGGAGGTAATCCGCGCGATAGCGCCCAGGTCAGTGCCCGGAACAATGCCACCAATAGCACTAGTGCGAAAAACAGTAGCATCAACA CAGTTGCCTGTCGGGAGGATGTGCTCGATCAGTGTCCCCCGAATGCATCATGTGATAGGGGTCAGTGTGTTTGTCTATTCGGCTATAAGCTGAACCCCGCTTATCACGGGAAGACCACTGCCAACAGCCTGTCTCCTACGCCAGTTCCGAGTACCAATGTTGCCTACACCACGTACTGTCTGCCGGATGATAGCACAAAGGCAACTTCCTTCCACGGAGGATTCAGTAGTGAGAGCAGTAAATCACCGGGAGAAGAAGGTATTACGAGAGGAGAAGGTGAAAATATGGGGCAGCTTCCTTTGCGGAAACCGGTCGAAGCACATCACATCCTCGGTGGCGTGCTGATTCCTCTCGCCTTTGTAGTGATACTTGTTGGCAGCGCAATCTTGGCGAAACGTTTGGATCTCTGGTCCCGACTGCGGCAGCGGTTTATTGCGCACCGAAATCGTCACCGCCGGAGACCGGCTTACGAAGACGTGGTTCTAG GCTTTGAGCCACAGACGGGCAGGCTTTGA
- the LOC125768697 gene encoding protein NDUFAF4 homolog, whose protein sequence is MGKVMSVVGRQVQRFNVENRAQKVISQTKPAPAPKYESNLRDLERVLREHPDVVEEQSRKNAQLDENLRQVYVTSKDVAVDPKAAQLQDPDKPLPINRSTVDEYEFGHLEPRTVTKGRCTLRQAVQFIANHQTDPQQWTTTKIAEYYSMKEPLVQNILDHFKSFEVHLPDKNLERRRVLTRAAEATKQIE, encoded by the exons ATGGGTAAAGTAATGTCCGTTGTCGGACGGCAGGTGCAACGTTTTAATGTCGAAAATCGAGCCCAGAAAGTGATTTCGCAAACGAAACCGGCACCGGCGCCAAAGTACGAATCCAACCTTAGAGACCTAGAGCGTGTACTGAGAG AGCATCCAGATGTTGTAGAAGAACAGAGTCGTAAGAATGCTCAATTAGATGAAAATTTGCGCCAAGTTTACGTTACCTCGAAGGATGTCGCG GTTGACCCTAAAGCTGCACAATTACAGGATCCAGATAAACCTCTTCCAATAAATCGTTCTACCGTAGACGAGTACGAGTTCGGTCATCTGGAACCTCGCACAGTTACGAAGGGTCGTTGTACACTGCGGCAAGCAGtacaatttattgcaaatcACCAGACGGATCCTCAACAGTGGACCACAACCAAGATAGCAGAGTATTACAGCATGAAGGAACCTCTAGTCCAAAACATTCTCGATCACTTTAAATCGTTCGAGGTGCATTTACCGGACAAAAATCTCGAACGGCGCAGGGTACTAACAAGAGCTGCGGAAGCTACGAAACAAATTGAGTAG
- the LOC125768692 gene encoding WD repeat-containing protein 61: MYSLLHKEEAAHEESIWSCAWGRIKVRPEGADEENDDNSRDSIASKKETSGEYRDFIVTGGVDDTVKIWDVLQDRNKFKLRNTFSGHSLGVVSVDVSTSGEVIASSSLDSSLCIWKAETGQLMNQISLGPVDLWTVAFSPCDKYIISGSHEGKISLYSVETGKAEQVLDPQNGKFTLSIAYSPDGKYIASGAIDGIINIFDVAAGKVAQTLEGHAMSVRSLCFSPDSQMLLTASDDGHMKLYDVAHSDVVGTLSGHASWVLSVSFSGDGKKFASSSSDKTVKIWNVAERQCLHTFTEHVDQVWGVRYSPDSTNVISVSEDKCINMYDCPPNVV, from the exons ATG TACTCTCTACTGCACAAAGAGGAGGCAGCGCACGAAGAAAGCATTTGGTCCTGTGCTTGGGGACGTATAAAGGTACGCCCGGAAGGTGCCGATGAAGAAAACGATGACAACTCACGAGATTCAATcgcaagcaaaaaggaaactaGCGGCGAATATAGAGATTTTATCGTTACCGGAGGAGTGGATGACACTGTTAAGATTTGGGATGTTCTGCAAGACCGCAACAAATTCAAGCTTCGGAATACCTTCAGCGGTCATTCGCTCGGCGTCGTTTCAGTGGACGTAAGCACGAGTGGCGAAG TTATCGCTAGCAGTTCCCTGGATTCCAGCCTGTGCATATGGAAGGCGGAAACAGGTCAACTTATGAACCAAATATCACTCGGACCGGTCGATTTGTGGACGGTTGCATTTTCCCCGTGCGATAAGTACATCATATCTGGTTCGCACGAGGGCAAAATTTCTCTCTACAGCGTTGAAACAGGCAAAGCGGAACAGGTGTTAGATCCACAGAATGGCAAATTTACGCTTAGCATTGCATAC AGTCCCGATGGAAAATACATTGCGAGTGGCGCCATCGATGGAATTATCAACATTTTCGATGTAGCTGCTGGAAAGGTTGCGCAAACACTCGAAGGACATGCCATGTCCGTGCGCAGCTTGTGCTTTTCTCCTGATTCTCAAATGCTGCTGACGGCATCAGACGATGGGCATATGAAGCTGTACGATGTAGCACATTCCGATGTAGTTGGCACCCTTTCCGGACACGCGTCGTGGGTGTTATCGGTGTCTTTTTCGGGTGATGGGAAAAAATTTGCCTCATCTTCCAGCGATAAGACGGTTAAGATTTGGAATGTCGCTGAACGCCAGTGCTTGCATACGTTCACGGAGCATGTCGATCAGGTTTGGGGCGTGCGGTACAGCCCAGACAGTACAAATGTTATTTCCGTGTCGGAAGATAAATGCATAAATATGTACGATTGCCCACCGAATGTTGTGTAA
- the LOC125768696 gene encoding uncharacterized protein LOC125768696 isoform X2 — MYPDRRLYLVVLYVFAIQLRLSIGGNPRDSAQVSARNNATNSTSAKNSSINIACREDVLDQCPPNASCDRGQCVCLFGYKLNPAYHGKTTANSLSPTPVPSTNVAYTTYCLPDDSTKATSFHGGFSSESSKSPGEEGITRGEGENMGQLPLRKPVEAHHILGGVLIPLAFVVILVGSAILAKRLDLWSRLRQRFIAHRNRHRRRPAYEDVVLGNDSDDPPLI; from the exons ATGTATCCGGATCGTCGACTGTACCTTGTGGTGCTGTACGTATTCGCGATACAGCTCCGGTTGTCCATAGGAGGTAATCCGCGCGATAGCGCCCAGGTCAGTGCCCGGAACAATGCCACCAATAGCACTAGTGCGAAAAACAGTAGCATCAACA TTGCCTGTCGGGAGGATGTGCTCGATCAGTGTCCCCCGAATGCATCATGTGATAGGGGTCAGTGTGTTTGTCTATTCGGCTATAAGCTGAACCCCGCTTATCACGGGAAGACCACTGCCAACAGCCTGTCTCCTACGCCAGTTCCGAGTACCAATGTTGCCTACACCACGTACTGTCTGCCGGATGATAGCACAAAGGCAACTTCCTTCCACGGAGGATTCAGTAGTGAGAGCAGTAAATCACCGGGAGAAGAAGGTATTACGAGAGGAGAAGGTGAAAATATGGGGCAGCTTCCTTTGCGGAAACCGGTCGAAGCACATCACATCCTCGGTGGCGTGCTGATTCCTCTCGCCTTTGTAGTGATACTTGTTGGCAGCGCAATCTTGGCGAAACGTTTGGATCTCTGGTCCCGACTGCGGCAGCGGTTTATTGCGCACCGAAATCGTCACCGCCGGAGACCGGCTTACGAAGACGTGGTTCTAGGTAATGATTCCGATGATCCGCCTTTGATCTAA